Proteins encoded together in one Microbacterium oxydans window:
- a CDS encoding phosphodiesterase: MSAANGSAYVFGRHEPASHVVIHVSDPHFLAGGARLGGRYDVEENFARTLEAIRTVHPHPAAIVVTGDLADLGEPDAYRRLRAAVEPVAAALGAPIVWVAGNHDERPALRAGLLDLEPTEEPVTGVWDLDGLRIIALDSTVPGWHHGDLDAEQLSWLADVLAEPAPHGTLLALHHPPIPSHLPLFDILELRHQDELADVIRGSDVRGILAGHLHYSSHGTFAGVPVSVASATCYTMNVARPSAEVNGMDAAQSFQLVHVYPDTITHTVVPVTEAATGDYFSEEWLERMAKLTPEGRLDAFSRKPGR, translated from the coding sequence CTACGTCTTCGGTCGACACGAGCCCGCCTCGCACGTGGTGATCCACGTCAGCGACCCGCATTTCCTCGCCGGGGGAGCGCGGCTGGGCGGCCGCTACGACGTCGAGGAGAACTTCGCGCGGACGCTCGAGGCGATCCGCACCGTCCACCCGCATCCGGCGGCGATCGTCGTCACCGGCGATCTGGCGGATCTGGGCGAGCCGGATGCCTACCGTCGCCTGCGGGCGGCCGTCGAACCGGTCGCCGCCGCACTCGGCGCTCCGATCGTCTGGGTCGCGGGCAACCATGACGAGCGCCCGGCCCTGCGCGCGGGGCTGCTGGACCTCGAGCCGACCGAGGAGCCGGTCACGGGCGTCTGGGATCTCGACGGGCTGCGCATCATCGCGCTGGACAGCACGGTGCCGGGGTGGCACCACGGCGATCTCGATGCGGAGCAGCTGTCCTGGCTCGCAGACGTGCTCGCCGAGCCGGCCCCGCACGGCACGCTGCTCGCGCTGCATCATCCGCCGATCCCCAGCCACCTCCCGCTCTTCGACATCCTGGAGCTGCGGCATCAGGACGAGCTGGCCGACGTCATCCGCGGAAGCGACGTGCGGGGCATCCTCGCGGGGCACCTGCACTACTCGTCGCACGGGACCTTCGCGGGGGTTCCCGTGAGCGTGGCGTCCGCCACCTGCTACACGATGAACGTGGCGCGCCCCTCCGCCGAGGTGAACGGCATGGACGCCGCGCAGTCCTTCCAGCTCGTGCATGTGTACCCCGACACGATCACCCACACCGTCGTCCCGGTGACGGAGGCGGCGACCGGGGACTACTTCTCGGAGGAGTGGCTCGAGCGCATGGCGAAGCTCACGCCGGAGGGGCGACTCGACGCCTTCTCCCGCAAACCCGGGCGCTGA